The Cellulomonas fulva genome includes a window with the following:
- a CDS encoding Ig-like domain-containing protein: protein MRAGARRLVAGLASAALVATGALVGTSASAGVPQAAVPHVAPGTTSPRASAVPAALAAADEAVASNVALLGEVTVSYVPGWNKASALNDGTEATPDGHGSVWGTYGEFEAQHWAQYDWQWPVTVDRSAVWFWNDAASAGNVLSPEAWHLEYKDAEGEFQPVDVATYPIATGTGVVLGPNEVTFTPVTTTALRLVLDAQERGTPDPYYAVAATEWQAWGTGGTEPEEPVDPDAPIAVEDVAVRTTVGDVPTLPDEVWVLPEDGPLTYVDAEWDAVTADDVDALGTAEVAGTAGDQDLLATVHVVADLDSPVEEVDHTTTITTPGVAPVCARTVVAWHADGSADSTNPVTWETPDPADYADAESFFAVEGVADGFEPPVECTVWVVAPVVDDQAPGVVVDVDAAPASSGWYTSAPEVSVRVVEGGAPVEQVELRIGEGDWQPYTEPVPVEAQGEVVVAARATDADDRTGDAQRTLRVDTRAPETGVEHVVGATSATFTLTPADPEPGSGLSRTLFSYGPSSDPESSENVMWATYEEPFGVSLGEGATVYVHVRSQDLAGNQEETRTVELEPSGPVAVTPLAPTLTAPRCEAGEAVDGSLAVPEVAGVVYTVGGEAVSGTLVVEPGESITLVARPAAGHTFAGAAQVVSYVVTAAVPDCTPAPREVVPGTVTITGEPRVGGRVTATAAGWGPDGVRLAYQWYAGGTAILGGNVRTFVVGAGQVGQKLSVRVTGFGDGLVTRSLMSGSTRTVTRTGVFDAPQPTIDGRMAVGRPLTAVRGVWKPAPTKVTYQWFANGRAIPGATHQTFTPTTWHVGRNIKVRITGTRDGYQAATVTSAARTWPVRAGSPTITGTAEVGATLRAQTGTWQPASLRLTYRWSADGTAVPGATARTLTVPRALAGTRITVTVTGTAKGYTTTSRSATPVRVAGTADPTPTPTPTPTPTPTSTPAPAPTASPTAPPTTEPAVEQPVPADVVARFGLDTSWYAKYVPGPVDPATGLGIPVLGSSAVEDSTLLEAARQVAVLARTAPVDPVAEMVGRDVRVVIVARGEVMSSIPDVRAQWGTDLDERYWAGMGGALTVGTEANLIDDEGGENVFIHEFGHTVDGWGLRSADPEFGPALDAAYDRATSLGLWHNTYAGSNVSEYWAEGVQGYFDLNREGPAGGDGVHNDVNTRAELREYDTALFALLDRAYGGTSLLTEV from the coding sequence ATGAGGGCGGGCGCGCGCCGGCTCGTCGCCGGCCTCGCGTCCGCCGCGCTCGTCGCGACGGGCGCGCTCGTCGGGACGTCCGCGTCCGCCGGCGTGCCGCAGGCCGCCGTTCCGCACGTGGCCCCGGGGACGACGAGCCCGCGGGCCTCGGCGGTGCCCGCCGCGCTCGCGGCGGCGGACGAGGCCGTCGCGTCCAACGTCGCGCTGCTCGGCGAGGTGACGGTCAGCTACGTGCCCGGCTGGAACAAGGCGTCGGCGCTCAACGACGGGACCGAGGCGACGCCGGACGGGCACGGCTCGGTCTGGGGCACGTACGGCGAGTTCGAGGCGCAGCACTGGGCGCAGTACGACTGGCAGTGGCCGGTGACGGTCGACCGGTCGGCGGTGTGGTTCTGGAACGACGCGGCCAGCGCGGGCAACGTCCTGAGCCCCGAGGCCTGGCACCTGGAGTACAAGGACGCCGAGGGCGAGTTCCAGCCCGTCGACGTCGCGACGTACCCGATCGCGACGGGCACCGGGGTGGTCCTCGGCCCCAACGAGGTCACCTTCACGCCGGTCACGACGACGGCGCTGCGCCTGGTCCTCGACGCGCAGGAGCGCGGCACGCCGGACCCGTACTACGCGGTCGCCGCGACCGAGTGGCAGGCCTGGGGGACCGGCGGCACCGAGCCCGAGGAGCCCGTCGACCCCGACGCGCCGATCGCGGTCGAGGACGTCGCCGTGCGCACCACCGTGGGGGACGTTCCGACGCTGCCCGACGAGGTCTGGGTCCTGCCCGAGGACGGCCCGCTGACCTACGTCGACGCCGAGTGGGACGCCGTCACGGCGGACGACGTCGACGCGCTGGGCACGGCCGAGGTCGCGGGCACCGCGGGCGACCAGGACCTGCTCGCGACGGTGCACGTCGTGGCGGACCTGGACTCCCCGGTCGAGGAGGTCGACCACACCACGACGATCACGACGCCCGGCGTCGCCCCGGTCTGTGCGCGCACCGTCGTCGCGTGGCACGCGGACGGCTCGGCCGACTCGACCAACCCGGTCACCTGGGAGACCCCGGACCCGGCGGACTACGCCGACGCGGAGTCCTTCTTCGCGGTCGAGGGCGTGGCCGACGGGTTCGAGCCGCCGGTCGAGTGCACGGTCTGGGTCGTCGCGCCCGTGGTCGACGACCAGGCGCCCGGTGTCGTCGTCGACGTCGACGCCGCGCCCGCCTCGTCGGGCTGGTACACCAGCGCGCCCGAGGTCAGCGTGCGGGTGGTCGAGGGCGGCGCACCCGTCGAGCAGGTCGAGCTGCGCATCGGCGAGGGCGACTGGCAGCCGTACACCGAGCCGGTGCCGGTCGAGGCGCAGGGCGAGGTCGTCGTAGCGGCCCGCGCGACGGACGCCGACGACCGGACGGGCGACGCGCAGCGCACGCTGCGGGTGGACACGCGCGCTCCGGAGACGGGTGTCGAGCACGTCGTCGGCGCCACCTCCGCCACGTTCACGCTGACGCCGGCCGACCCGGAGCCCGGCTCGGGCCTGTCCCGGACGCTGTTCTCCTACGGTCCGAGCAGCGACCCGGAGTCGAGCGAGAACGTCATGTGGGCCACCTACGAGGAGCCCTTCGGCGTCTCGCTCGGCGAGGGTGCGACCGTCTACGTGCACGTGCGCTCGCAGGACCTCGCGGGCAACCAGGAGGAGACGCGGACCGTCGAGCTCGAGCCGTCGGGGCCGGTCGCGGTCACGCCGCTCGCACCGACGCTCACCGCGCCGCGGTGCGAGGCCGGCGAGGCGGTCGACGGCTCCCTGGCCGTCCCGGAGGTCGCGGGCGTCGTCTACACCGTGGGCGGCGAGGCCGTCTCCGGCACGCTCGTCGTCGAGCCGGGCGAGAGCATCACGCTCGTCGCGAGGCCGGCCGCGGGCCACACCTTCGCGGGTGCCGCGCAGGTCGTCTCCTACGTCGTCACCGCCGCGGTGCCCGACTGCACGCCCGCCCCGCGGGAGGTCGTGCCCGGCACGGTCACGATCACGGGCGAGCCGCGGGTCGGCGGCCGGGTGACGGCCACGGCGGCCGGGTGGGGGCCGGACGGCGTGCGGCTGGCGTACCAGTGGTACGCGGGCGGCACGGCGATCCTGGGCGGCAACGTGCGCACCTTCGTCGTGGGTGCCGGCCAGGTGGGTCAGAAGCTGTCGGTGCGCGTCACCGGCTTCGGTGACGGTCTGGTGACGCGCTCGCTGATGTCCGGGTCCACCCGCACGGTGACCCGCACGGGGGTCTTCGACGCCCCGCAGCCGACCATCGACGGCCGGATGGCGGTCGGCAGGCCGCTCACCGCCGTGCGCGGCGTCTGGAAGCCGGCGCCGACGAAGGTCACCTACCAGTGGTTCGCCAACGGCCGGGCGATCCCCGGCGCGACGCACCAGACGTTCACGCCGACGACATGGCACGTGGGACGGAACATCAAGGTCCGCATCACCGGCACGCGGGACGGGTACCAGGCCGCCACGGTCACGTCGGCGGCGCGCACCTGGCCGGTCCGTGCGGGATCGCCCACCATCACCGGGACCGCCGAGGTCGGCGCCACGCTGCGTGCCCAGACCGGTACCTGGCAGCCGGCCTCGCTGCGGCTGACCTACCGGTGGAGCGCCGACGGCACGGCGGTCCCGGGCGCAACGGCACGGACGCTGACCGTCCCGCGCGCCCTCGCCGGCACGCGGATCACGGTCACCGTGACGGGCACGGCCAAGGGCTACACGACGACGAGCCGGTCCGCGACGCCGGTGCGGGTCGCGGGGACGGCGGACCCGACGCCGACCCCGACGCCAACGCCAACGCCAACGCCGACATCGACCCCCGCACCAGCCCCGACCGCGTCCCCCACGGCCCCTCCGACGACTGAGCCGGCGGTGGAGCAGCCGGTCCCCGCCGACGTGGTCGCGCGGTTCGGCCTCGACACGTCCTGGTACGCCAAGTACGTGCCGGGCCCGGTGGACCCGGCGACGGGGCTCGGGATCCCGGTCCTGGGCTCGTCCGCGGTCGAGGACTCCACGCTCCTCGAGGCGGCGCGTCAGGTCGCGGTCCTGGCGCGCACCGCCCCGGTGGACCCGGTCGCGGAGATGGTGGGACGTGACGTGCGCGTGGTGATCGTGGCGCGAGGCGAGGTGATGAGCTCGATCCCCGACGTGCGCGCGCAGTGGGGCACGGACCTGGACGAGCGCTACTGGGCGGGCATGGGCGGAGCGCTCACGGTCGGCACCGAGGCGAACCTGATCGACGACGAGGGCGGCGAGAACGTGTTCATCCACGAGTTCGGCCACACGGTCGACGGATGGGGCCTGCGGTCGGCCGACCCGGAGTTCGGCCCGGCTCTGGACGCCGCGTACGACCGCGCCACCTCGCTCGGGCTGTGGCACAACACGTACGCGGGCAGCAACGTGAGCGAGTACTGGGCCGAGGGCGTGCAGGGCTACTTCGACCTCAACCGCGAGGGGCCGGCCGGGGGTGACGGCGTGCACAACGACGTCAACACGCGGGCGGAGCTCCGGGAGTACGACACGGCGCTGTTCGCGCTCCTCGACCGCGCGTACGGAGGCACGTCGCTCCTGACCGAGGTCTGA
- a CDS encoding AAA family ATPase, translated as MADELESPIRQGAHDIAIERDRMRRRRVYKVAAVVLAIEAWVIGASLAGWPLLPQLPPVDPFLVTIVVFFVAMLLIVVLTTVGTSRSPHLVYRPEQVDVRLDDVIGIDPVKEDVRRSIDLFQTHRRFADQMGGTPRRGLLFEGLPGTGKTMTAKAMAAEAGVPFLFVSATSFQSMYYGATARKIRSYFKALRATARREGGAIGFIEEIDAIALRRGGMVAGAAPAYGPSAASACVSSTVPSPVSGAPAAGGIVTNAVVSEGTGGVVNELLVQMQSFDEPTGGDKLYNRMVAAVNLLLPSDRQIKQRRPGRAPILLIAATNRADSLDPALLRPGRFDRHLTFSTPDAHGRRALVDHFLLRRSHEVSLDDPALRDRIAAATNGWTPVMIEHLLDEALVNALRRGSTTMRFDDVEQARITEMVGIGQPVRYTEAEQRLIATHEAGHATVAWLVAPNRTLEVLTIIRRGEALGLLAHGDCEEVWTHSQYDLQALVQIAMGGWVAEELFFGHTSTGPASDLAAATRTAAQMVGAAGMTGSLVSFLAADRDLVSAVLADNAAREQLEGVLDDARSSVRRLLSRHRHLVEALRDALLERHELIGPEITDVLEQAQTRTEAQAQAQVEARATRPALADAMAARIGAQPAA; from the coding sequence GTGGCCGACGAGCTGGAGTCCCCCATCCGGCAAGGAGCGCACGACATCGCGATCGAGCGCGACCGCATGCGCCGCCGGCGCGTCTACAAGGTCGCCGCGGTGGTCCTCGCGATCGAGGCGTGGGTGATCGGGGCGTCGCTCGCGGGCTGGCCGCTCCTGCCGCAGCTCCCGCCGGTCGACCCCTTCTTGGTGACGATCGTCGTGTTCTTCGTCGCGATGCTGCTGATCGTCGTGCTCACGACGGTGGGAACCTCGCGGTCGCCGCACCTGGTGTACCGGCCCGAGCAGGTCGACGTCCGGCTGGACGACGTCATCGGCATCGACCCGGTCAAGGAGGACGTGCGCCGGTCGATCGACCTGTTCCAGACGCACCGCCGGTTCGCGGACCAGATGGGCGGCACCCCCCGGCGCGGGCTGCTCTTCGAGGGGCTGCCCGGCACGGGCAAGACGATGACCGCGAAGGCGATGGCGGCCGAGGCGGGCGTGCCGTTCCTGTTCGTGTCCGCGACGTCGTTCCAGTCGATGTACTACGGCGCCACCGCGCGCAAGATCCGCTCCTACTTCAAGGCCCTGCGGGCCACCGCGCGCCGCGAGGGCGGGGCGATCGGCTTCATCGAGGAGATCGACGCGATCGCGCTGCGCCGCGGCGGCATGGTGGCCGGGGCGGCGCCGGCGTACGGGCCGTCGGCGGCGAGCGCCTGCGTCTCGTCGACGGTCCCCTCGCCGGTCTCCGGCGCCCCGGCGGCGGGCGGCATCGTGACGAACGCCGTGGTGTCCGAGGGCACCGGCGGGGTCGTCAACGAGCTGCTGGTGCAGATGCAGTCGTTCGACGAGCCGACGGGCGGCGACAAGCTCTACAACCGCATGGTGGCCGCGGTGAACCTGCTGCTGCCGTCCGACCGCCAGATCAAGCAGCGGCGCCCGGGCCGCGCGCCGATCCTGCTGATCGCCGCGACCAACCGCGCCGACTCGCTCGACCCCGCGCTGCTGCGGCCCGGGCGGTTCGACCGGCACCTGACGTTCTCGACGCCCGACGCGCACGGCCGGCGCGCGCTGGTCGACCACTTCCTGCTGCGCCGCTCGCACGAGGTCTCGCTCGACGACCCGGCGCTGCGCGACCGCATCGCGGCGGCGACCAACGGCTGGACGCCGGTCATGATCGAGCACCTGCTCGACGAGGCGCTCGTCAACGCGCTGCGCCGCGGCTCGACGACGATGCGGTTCGACGACGTCGAGCAGGCGCGCATCACCGAGATGGTCGGCATCGGCCAGCCGGTGCGCTACACCGAGGCGGAGCAGCGGCTGATCGCGACGCACGAGGCCGGCCACGCGACGGTCGCCTGGCTGGTGGCGCCGAACCGCACGCTCGAGGTCCTGACGATCATCCGACGAGGAGAGGCGCTCGGCCTGCTCGCGCACGGCGACTGCGAGGAGGTCTGGACGCACTCGCAGTACGACCTGCAGGCGCTCGTGCAGATCGCGATGGGCGGCTGGGTGGCCGAGGAGCTGTTCTTCGGGCACACCTCGACCGGCCCCGCGAGCGACCTCGCGGCCGCGACCCGCACGGCGGCGCAGATGGTCGGCGCCGCGGGGATGACGGGGTCGCTGGTGTCCTTCCTGGCCGCCGACCGCGACCTGGTCAGCGCGGTCCTCGCGGACAACGCGGCGCGCGAGCAGCTCGAGGGCGTGCTGGACGACGCGCGCAGCAGCGTCCGGCGGCTGCTGTCGCGGCACCGGCACCTGGTCGAGGCGCTGCGGGACGCGCTGCTGGAGCGGCACGAGCTCATCGGCCCGGAGATCACCGACGTGCTCGAGCAGGCCCAGACGCGGACCGAGGCACAGGCGCAGGCCCAGGTCGAGGCGCGCGCGACGCGGCCGGCGCTCGCCGACGCGATGGCGGCCCGGATCGGCGCCCAGCCGGCCGCCTGA
- a CDS encoding Fpg/Nei family DNA glycosylase, which produces MPEGHTVHRVARQLELDLVGRPLRVTSPQGRFAAGAERLDGQVLAASSAVGKQLFLTFASGDVLRVHLGLYGAWDFYGRLSPLVAGEAAWGSMGAPRLRRAVRMGEDEREQPADEGGLVATLHQAFPPEPVGQVRVRLATSETVADLRGPSACEVLDPAGAEAVLARLGPDPATLTGDDERTAAGREVVRRLRARNVAVGQLLMDQSVVAGVGNIYRAVLLFRARLDPRTPGRDVPERTAAALWTDWAALLADGIADGMIITREDLTPDQRQAARADPTLRHWVYGRAGEPCRVCGTPVVVEDMAARKLYRCPRCQRRPRTRTTTRTRTTRTSTSTSTSTTTRRTTTPR; this is translated from the coding sequence GTGCCCGAAGGTCATACCGTCCACCGCGTCGCGCGCCAGCTCGAGCTCGACCTCGTCGGGCGTCCGCTGCGGGTGACGTCCCCGCAGGGCCGGTTCGCGGCGGGGGCGGAGCGGCTCGACGGCCAGGTGCTCGCGGCCTCGTCGGCGGTCGGCAAGCAGCTCTTCCTGACGTTCGCCTCCGGCGACGTGCTGCGCGTGCACCTGGGCCTGTACGGCGCGTGGGACTTCTACGGCCGGCTCTCGCCGCTCGTCGCGGGCGAGGCCGCGTGGGGCTCGATGGGCGCGCCCCGGCTGCGCCGCGCGGTGCGGATGGGCGAGGACGAGCGCGAGCAGCCGGCCGACGAGGGTGGGCTGGTCGCCACGTTGCACCAGGCCTTCCCGCCGGAGCCGGTGGGCCAGGTGCGCGTGCGGCTCGCCACGTCCGAGACGGTCGCGGACCTGCGCGGACCCTCGGCGTGCGAGGTGCTGGACCCCGCGGGCGCGGAGGCGGTGCTGGCGCGCCTGGGTCCGGACCCCGCCACGCTCACCGGGGACGACGAGCGGACCGCGGCGGGCCGCGAGGTGGTGCGGCGCCTGCGCGCCCGGAACGTCGCGGTGGGCCAGCTGCTCATGGACCAGTCGGTGGTGGCCGGCGTCGGCAACATCTACCGCGCCGTGCTGCTGTTCCGCGCGCGCCTGGACCCGCGGACGCCGGGCCGGGACGTGCCGGAGCGCACGGCGGCGGCGCTCTGGACGGACTGGGCGGCGCTGCTGGCGGACGGCATCGCCGACGGCATGATCATCACGCGCGAGGACCTGACCCCGGACCAGCGCCAGGCCGCGCGGGCCGACCCGACGCTGCGGCACTGGGTGTACGGCCGCGCCGGCGAGCCGTGCCGCGTGTGCGGGACGCCCGTCGTCGTCGAGGACATGGCGGCCCGCAAGCTCTACCGCTGCCCACGGTGCCAGCGGCGCCCGCGCACCCGCACCACCACCCGCACCCGCACCACCAGGACCAGCACCAGCACCAGCACGAGCACCACGACGAGAAGGACGACGACCCCGAGATGA
- a CDS encoding LLM class F420-dependent oxidoreductase has protein sequence MQLRVFTEPQQGASYDDLLAVARATEDLGFDAFFRSDHYLRMGDGDGLPGPTDAWTTLAGLARETSRIRLGTLVSSVTYRYPGLLAIQVAQVDQMSGGRVELGLGTGWFAEEHAAYGIPFPAKRFGLLEEQLEIVTGLWGTPVGERYSFAGEHYTLTDAPGLPKPVQEARGRAGVPVIVGGNGPRRTPALAARFASEFNLAFPELGTVADKFATARAACEAVDRPADDLVLSAALVLCVGRDEAEFRRRAEAIGREPDELREHGLAGTPAEVVDRLSWLREQGASRAYLQVLDLTDLDHLALVADQVAPQLG, from the coding sequence ATGCAGCTCCGCGTGTTCACCGAGCCCCAGCAGGGCGCCTCCTACGACGACCTGCTCGCGGTCGCCCGCGCCACCGAGGACCTGGGCTTCGACGCCTTCTTCCGCTCCGACCACTACCTGCGCATGGGCGACGGAGACGGCCTGCCCGGCCCGACCGACGCGTGGACCACGCTCGCGGGTCTGGCGCGCGAGACGTCGCGGATCCGCCTCGGCACGCTCGTCTCGTCCGTGACGTACCGCTACCCGGGGCTGCTGGCGATCCAGGTGGCGCAGGTGGACCAGATGTCCGGCGGCCGCGTGGAGCTCGGCCTCGGCACGGGGTGGTTCGCCGAGGAGCACGCCGCGTACGGCATCCCGTTCCCGGCCAAGCGGTTCGGGCTGCTCGAGGAGCAGCTCGAGATCGTGACCGGCCTCTGGGGCACGCCCGTGGGGGAGCGGTACTCGTTCGCGGGCGAGCACTACACGCTCACCGACGCCCCGGGCCTGCCCAAGCCCGTGCAGGAGGCACGCGGCCGTGCGGGCGTCCCGGTGATCGTCGGCGGCAACGGCCCGCGGCGCACGCCCGCGCTCGCCGCGCGGTTCGCGAGCGAGTTCAACCTGGCGTTCCCGGAGCTCGGCACCGTCGCGGACAAGTTCGCGACGGCGCGCGCGGCGTGCGAGGCGGTGGACCGCCCGGCCGACGACCTGGTGCTCTCCGCGGCTCTGGTGCTGTGCGTCGGCCGCGACGAGGCCGAATTCCGGCGTCGCGCCGAGGCGATCGGCCGCGAGCCCGACGAGCTGCGCGAGCACGGGCTCGCGGGGACGCCGGCCGAGGTCGTGGACCGGCTGTCCTGGCTGCGCGAGCAGGGCGCGTCGCGGGCCTACCTCCAGGTGCTCGACCTGACGGACCTGGACCACCTCGCGCTGGTCGCGGACCAGGTGGCCCCTCAGCTCGGCTGA
- a CDS encoding glycosyltransferase 87 family protein, producing MLRSPLALWAAFALVHGWLIVVGVFWLPTDTFWDIDLYRWWMWQGLHDGVWPVLSGPWVYPAGAVVPMFAAALGGTGYGAGYSLAWSLWLTVFDALGVLALTHAPRVAGHRHAARTLVGAWWWVAFTALLGPVAMGRLDAVVAPLVVGALVLALRHPRVASALLTAGAWVKVAPGALLLPLWLVVRRTRDVVVPAVLVSAGVVLAVALGGGLAHVLSFLTEQDQRGLQIEAVGATPWVVASLWRPDIELLLNEQLITWEVSGPGAQAAADVLGALFYLGLAAAAAFLWWCRTRLGARLWSDETARAQLLLRGALLVATLLIVLNKVGSPQYVGWIAPPVAVALALRLPGWGRTAALVAGIAAATQVVFPWGYAQITGGGAGVTLVLVARNVALVALVVLVVRGLLRDTSPPDDAAPATSELVTGEPAALEPGAVAAHAPERAGDPQPS from the coding sequence ATGCTGCGCTCGCCGCTCGCGCTGTGGGCGGCGTTCGCGCTGGTGCACGGCTGGCTGATCGTCGTCGGGGTCTTCTGGCTCCCGACCGACACGTTCTGGGACATCGACCTGTACCGCTGGTGGATGTGGCAGGGCCTGCACGACGGCGTGTGGCCGGTGCTGTCCGGACCATGGGTCTACCCCGCCGGCGCCGTCGTGCCCATGTTCGCCGCCGCGCTGGGCGGGACCGGGTACGGCGCGGGCTACTCGCTGGCGTGGAGCCTGTGGCTCACCGTCTTCGACGCGCTGGGCGTCCTGGCGCTGACGCACGCCCCGCGCGTGGCCGGCCACCGGCACGCGGCGCGCACGCTCGTGGGCGCCTGGTGGTGGGTGGCGTTCACGGCGCTGCTCGGTCCGGTCGCGATGGGGCGGCTCGACGCGGTGGTCGCGCCGCTCGTCGTCGGCGCCCTGGTCCTCGCGCTGCGGCACCCCCGCGTCGCGTCCGCGCTGCTGACCGCGGGCGCCTGGGTCAAGGTCGCGCCCGGCGCGCTGCTCCTGCCGCTCTGGCTCGTCGTGCGGCGCACCCGCGACGTCGTGGTCCCTGCCGTGCTGGTCTCGGCGGGCGTCGTGCTCGCGGTCGCGCTGGGCGGTGGGCTCGCGCACGTGCTCTCGTTCCTCACGGAGCAGGACCAGCGCGGGCTGCAGATCGAGGCCGTCGGCGCCACCCCGTGGGTGGTCGCGAGCCTGTGGCGGCCGGACATCGAGCTGCTCCTGAACGAGCAGCTGATCACGTGGGAGGTGTCCGGCCCGGGCGCCCAGGCGGCCGCCGACGTCCTGGGCGCGCTGTTCTACCTGGGTCTCGCGGCCGCGGCCGCGTTCCTCTGGTGGTGCCGCACGCGCCTGGGGGCACGCCTGTGGTCCGACGAGACCGCGCGTGCCCAGCTCCTGCTGCGCGGGGCGCTGCTGGTGGCGACCCTGCTCATCGTCCTCAACAAGGTGGGGTCGCCGCAGTACGTCGGCTGGATCGCGCCGCCCGTCGCCGTGGCGCTCGCGCTGCGGCTGCCGGGGTGGGGGCGCACCGCCGCGCTCGTGGCCGGGATCGCGGCGGCGACGCAGGTGGTGTTCCCGTGGGGCTACGCCCAGATCACCGGGGGCGGCGCGGGCGTCACCCTGGTGCTCGTCGCGCGCAACGTGGCGCTGGTCGCCCTCGTCGTGCTCGTCGTGCGCGGGCTGCTCCGGGACACGTCCCCGCCGGACGACGCGGCACCCGCGACCAGCGAGCTCGTCACCGGCGAGCCCGCCGCGCTCGAGCCCGGGGCGGTGGCCGCCCACGCGCCCGAGCGGGCGGGCGACCCTCAGCCGAGCTGA
- a CDS encoding uracil-xanthine permease family protein, producing the protein MAGWQVHGDGRAVVPGQVVGPDERLSWPRTIGIGLQHVVAMFGATFLVPLLTGFSPQTTLFFSAVGTLLFLVVTRNRVPSYLGSSFAFIAPILAATASGGQSAAVGGILVTGVLLTVVGVVVHLAGTRWIEVTMPPVVTGTIVALIGFNLAPAAWGANEDSGFRAAPVTATCTLGAILLSAVLFRGILGRLSILVGVAVGYGVAVLRGEVDFAALREADWVGLPTFVTPRFETGVLVLFVPVVLVLVAENIGHLKSVTAMTGKDLDPVTGRALIGDGLATTLAGLGGGSGTTTYAENIGVMAATRVYSTAAYWVAGLGALVLAMSPRFGAAVATVPPGVIGGAATLLYGMIGLLGARIWIQNRVDFSDPVNLMPAAVALVIGIANFSFRWGDLQFEGIALGTAAAIVLYHLMRVLARWRGTTFEPASPASAPGGDEGIVEDARAH; encoded by the coding sequence GTGGCCGGTTGGCAGGTGCACGGCGACGGCCGCGCGGTGGTCCCCGGGCAGGTGGTCGGGCCCGACGAGCGGCTGTCCTGGCCGCGCACGATCGGCATCGGGCTGCAGCACGTGGTGGCGATGTTCGGTGCCACGTTCCTGGTCCCGCTGCTGACCGGGTTCTCGCCGCAGACGACGCTGTTCTTCTCCGCCGTCGGCACCCTGCTGTTCCTCGTGGTCACCCGCAACCGGGTGCCGAGCTATCTCGGCTCCAGCTTCGCGTTCATCGCGCCGATCCTCGCCGCGACGGCGAGCGGCGGCCAGTCCGCCGCGGTGGGCGGGATCCTGGTCACGGGCGTGCTGCTGACCGTCGTCGGCGTCGTCGTCCACCTCGCGGGCACGCGGTGGATCGAGGTGACCATGCCACCCGTCGTCACGGGCACGATCGTCGCGCTGATCGGGTTCAACCTCGCGCCGGCGGCGTGGGGCGCGAACGAGGACAGCGGCTTCCGGGCGGCCCCGGTCACCGCGACCTGCACGCTCGGCGCGATCCTGCTGAGCGCGGTGCTCTTCCGCGGCATCCTCGGCCGCCTGTCGATCCTCGTCGGCGTGGCCGTCGGCTACGGGGTCGCGGTGCTCCGCGGCGAGGTCGACTTCGCGGCGCTGCGCGAGGCCGACTGGGTCGGTCTGCCGACCTTCGTCACCCCGCGGTTCGAGACCGGCGTCCTGGTGCTGTTCGTGCCCGTGGTGCTCGTGCTCGTCGCCGAGAACATCGGTCACCTGAAGTCCGTGACCGCGATGACCGGCAAGGACCTCGACCCGGTGACGGGGCGGGCCCTGATCGGCGACGGCCTCGCGACGACGCTCGCAGGCCTGGGCGGCGGTTCCGGGACCACCACCTACGCCGAGAACATCGGCGTCATGGCCGCCACCCGCGTCTACTCGACGGCGGCCTACTGGGTCGCCGGGCTCGGTGCCCTCGTCCTCGCGATGTCGCCCCGGTTCGGTGCCGCCGTCGCCACCGTGCCCCCGGGCGTCATCGGGGGCGCCGCGACGCTGCTCTACGGGATGATCGGCCTGCTCGGTGCCCGCATCTGGATCCAGAACAGGGTCGACTTCTCCGACCCGGTGAACCTCATGCCGGCCGCCGTGGCGCTCGTGATCGGGATCGCCAACTTCTCGTTCCGGTGGGGCGACCTGCAGTTCGAGGGGATCGCACTCGGCACCGCCGCGGCGATCGTGCTCTACCACCTGATGCGGGTGCTGGCCCGGTGGCGCGGCACCACGTTCGAGCCGGCGTCACCCGCGTCCGCGCCCGGGGGCGACGAGGGGATCGTGGAGGACGCCCGCGCGCACTGA
- a CDS encoding LytR C-terminal domain-containing protein yields MSDADRARSLRRRHMHERQAVVFGVLLAAMAVIGLGAAAVYTGSLSLPFVEEEFQAEPTPTIAAATFPCPPEGAKAEPYSVITVNVYNTTETSGLAATTMDALVARDFKPGTTGNLPEYAGTAQVVTGVASVARAYTLAAQVEGAQLVLDARTGGSVDLVLGTAYTGLLEPDQVALDPEAPLESPKGCTPFEQLVDPETGASKAPTSAATEG; encoded by the coding sequence GTGAGCGACGCCGACCGGGCGCGGTCGCTGCGGCGCCGCCACATGCACGAGCGCCAGGCGGTCGTGTTCGGCGTGCTGCTCGCCGCGATGGCCGTCATCGGGCTGGGCGCCGCCGCGGTCTACACCGGGAGCCTGAGCCTGCCGTTCGTCGAGGAAGAGTTCCAGGCGGAGCCCACCCCGACCATCGCCGCGGCCACCTTCCCGTGCCCGCCCGAGGGCGCGAAGGCGGAGCCGTACAGCGTCATCACCGTCAACGTGTACAACACGACGGAGACGAGCGGCCTGGCCGCGACGACCATGGACGCGCTCGTCGCACGGGACTTCAAGCCGGGCACCACCGGGAACCTGCCGGAGTACGCGGGTACCGCCCAGGTCGTCACCGGGGTCGCCAGCGTCGCCCGGGCCTACACGCTCGCCGCGCAGGTCGAGGGCGCTCAGCTGGTGCTGGACGCCCGCACCGGCGGCTCCGTGGACCTGGTCCTGGGGACTGCGTACACCGGGCTGCTCGAGCCGGACCAGGTCGCGCTGGACCCCGAGGCACCGCTCGAGTCCCCGAAGGGCTGCACGCCGTTCGAGCAGCTCGTCGACCCGGAGACGGGCGCCAGCAAGGCGCCGACGAGCGCGGCGACCGAGGGCTGA